One genomic region from Halodesulfovibrio sp. MK-HDV encodes:
- a CDS encoding sulfite exporter TauE/SafE family protein, with amino-acid sequence MHDLLLDGARFVDLSLAGVLFLFFVGFVGGLVSGFIGSGGAFVLTPGMMSLGVPGPVAVASNMCHKFPKALVGALKRYKYGQVDIKMGLIVGISAEVGVQIGIQIQKLILELWGPAGSNLYVSLAFVFVLVTVGSFVMKDAITTKRNGGEEKVTNLAKKLQSIELWPMVTFKGSDIRISFWFTAPVGLAAGLLAATIAVGGFAGVPGMIYIIGMTSLMASATELVVAFVMGLGGTLIWAFYGMVDIRLTLIILAGSLFGVQLGAIGTTYVKDYVIKYVMATIMLIVAFSRGLAIPKYLKQLDAINWDSGLISSMSQVSFGLMCFALGVGAYIILKGMIVGRRKEREMEMGAGSNA; translated from the coding sequence ATGCATGATTTATTATTAGACGGCGCGCGCTTTGTAGACTTGTCTCTTGCGGGTGTGCTTTTTCTCTTCTTTGTAGGCTTCGTAGGCGGACTGGTAAGTGGCTTTATCGGCTCCGGCGGCGCATTTGTTCTTACACCGGGTATGATGAGTCTCGGCGTTCCGGGACCTGTCGCTGTTGCAAGTAACATGTGCCATAAATTCCCTAAAGCACTTGTAGGCGCATTAAAACGTTACAAGTACGGTCAGGTAGATATTAAAATGGGTTTGATTGTCGGTATCTCTGCCGAAGTTGGCGTGCAGATTGGTATTCAAATTCAAAAACTAATTCTTGAGTTATGGGGACCAGCTGGTTCAAACCTCTACGTTTCGTTAGCATTTGTGTTCGTGCTGGTTACCGTTGGCAGCTTTGTTATGAAAGATGCCATCACTACAAAACGCAATGGTGGTGAAGAAAAAGTAACCAACCTTGCTAAAAAACTGCAAAGCATCGAACTGTGGCCGATGGTGACCTTTAAAGGCAGCGACATCCGAATTTCATTCTGGTTTACCGCACCGGTTGGCCTTGCAGCAGGTTTGCTTGCAGCTACTATTGCTGTTGGCGGTTTCGCAGGCGTACCGGGCATGATCTACATTATCGGTATGACCAGCCTTATGGCATCTGCAACCGAGCTTGTTGTTGCATTTGTAATGGGTCTTGGCGGCACACTCATCTGGGCATTCTATGGTATGGTAGACATTCGCCTTACCCTTATAATTCTTGCCGGTTCATTATTTGGTGTTCAGCTTGGCGCAATCGGTACTACGTATGTTAAGGATTATGTAATCAAATATGTAATGGCGACTATTATGCTGATCGTTGCATTCAGTCGCGGTCTTGCTATTCCTAAATACTTAAAACAGCTTGATGCTATTAACTGGGACTCCGGTCTTATCAGTAGCATGAGTCAGGTAAGTTTCGGACTTATGTGTTTTGCTTTGGGCGTAGGCGCGTACATCATCCTTAAAGGTATGATCGTTGGTCGCAGAAAAGAACGTGAAATGGAAATGGGTGCAGGCTCTAACGCATAA
- a CDS encoding universal stress protein: protein MYKKMLVAFDGAESSLDIVRQAARFARSENSMIDIVTVCPEYQGDLRIQGDTSVLYNMYEDIRNALNNAVSLCESEGMKVRGHFCIGNPADVLVEQITSLGCDLVALGTHSKKLLQSIVIGSVAGTVVRQTDCDLLVITGNKGLSLQSIFLAYDASAEANAAAQQASALAERYGSRLTAGIAYEMDMEAFSLSPVVERAVVEKTEQAVEAVKSIVDASDVRDFDVAVRYGNPTHEVLIEEAQKKNAGLVVIGAGVRSKLSHLLVGGVVHKLVYSSACPVLIVKEQMQ from the coding sequence ATGTATAAAAAAATGCTTGTAGCTTTTGACGGCGCAGAATCATCCTTGGATATAGTTCGGCAGGCAGCACGCTTTGCACGTTCTGAAAATTCCATGATCGATATTGTTACGGTTTGTCCGGAGTATCAGGGTGATTTGCGAATCCAAGGTGATACAAGTGTTCTGTACAATATGTACGAAGATATTCGTAACGCTCTTAATAATGCAGTCTCTTTATGTGAATCAGAAGGCATGAAGGTTCGGGGACATTTCTGCATAGGAAATCCGGCAGATGTTCTTGTGGAGCAGATAACTTCCCTCGGATGTGACCTTGTCGCACTCGGCACGCACTCAAAAAAGCTTCTGCAATCCATAGTGATCGGCTCTGTTGCCGGTACGGTAGTGCGTCAGACAGATTGTGATCTTCTGGTAATCACCGGAAACAAAGGGCTTTCATTACAAAGTATTTTTCTAGCATATGACGCAAGTGCAGAAGCCAACGCTGCGGCGCAACAGGCGAGCGCATTGGCAGAACGCTATGGCTCTCGACTTACAGCCGGTATCGCCTACGAAATGGACATGGAGGCGTTCAGTCTTTCACCAGTGGTAGAACGTGCCGTGGTGGAAAAAACAGAGCAGGCTGTGGAAGCCGTGAAAAGCATAGTCGACGCTTCGGATGTAAGGGACTTTGATGTGGCAGTGCGCTACGGCAATCCAACACACGAGGTGTTAATTGAAGAGGCGCAGAAAAAGAACGCAGGGCTGGTCGTTATTGGGGCGGGTGTACGCAGTAAGCTGTCCCATCTTCTAGTGGGTGGTGTGGTGCATAAACTTGTATACAGCAGTGCTTGTCCCGTACTTATTGTGAAGGAGCAGATGCAATGA
- a CDS encoding iron-containing alcohol dehydrogenase — MPICEQVNGFFIPSVTLMGIGAHKELPAKVRSLGGTKPLLVTDKGMTAIGMTQKIVDLLVADGIHCVVFDETVPNPTDKNVADGLAVYQKEQCDSLITLGGGSAHDCGKGIGLVSTNGGTIHDYEGLDKSEKGMPPYIAVNTTAGTASEMTRCCVITNTARKVKMAIIDWHVTPAIALDDPLLMMGMPPALTAATGMDALTHAIEAYVSIAATHLTDACAEKAIKLVSKHLRPAVANGQDINAREGMCYAQYLAGMAFNNASVGHVHAMAHQLGGYYNLPHGECNAILLPFVEERNLIAKMDRFAEMAAWLGEDTEGISTRDAAKKCMKAIRALSKDVGIPSGLKELGKRYGKEVKIADIPIMTENAQKDACVLTNPRTLTHEEVMEIYEAAM, encoded by the coding sequence ATGCCTATATGCGAACAAGTAAATGGATTTTTTATTCCAAGCGTTACCTTGATGGGAATCGGAGCACATAAAGAGCTCCCTGCTAAAGTCCGCTCGTTGGGTGGAACCAAGCCGCTGCTGGTAACAGATAAGGGAATGACTGCCATCGGCATGACTCAAAAAATTGTAGATCTGCTTGTGGCGGACGGTATTCACTGTGTTGTTTTTGATGAAACAGTGCCGAACCCTACAGATAAAAACGTAGCGGACGGGCTTGCCGTATATCAAAAAGAACAATGTGATTCGCTTATCACCCTTGGTGGCGGCAGCGCACATGACTGCGGCAAGGGCATAGGACTGGTAAGCACCAACGGTGGTACTATTCACGATTATGAAGGGCTGGATAAATCAGAAAAAGGTATGCCGCCATATATAGCAGTTAACACCACTGCCGGTACTGCTTCAGAAATGACACGCTGTTGCGTTATTACCAACACAGCGCGCAAAGTAAAAATGGCCATCATTGATTGGCACGTAACACCTGCCATCGCGCTAGATGACCCGCTGCTGATGATGGGAATGCCACCTGCCCTCACAGCAGCAACCGGCATGGATGCATTAACGCATGCCATTGAAGCATATGTATCCATAGCAGCTACACATCTGACTGATGCATGTGCGGAAAAAGCAATCAAACTTGTATCAAAGCACCTGCGCCCGGCCGTTGCCAACGGGCAGGACATTAATGCTCGCGAAGGCATGTGCTACGCTCAATATCTGGCAGGAATGGCCTTCAACAATGCAAGTGTCGGGCATGTTCATGCTATGGCGCACCAGTTAGGCGGCTATTACAACCTGCCGCATGGCGAATGTAATGCTATTCTTTTACCATTTGTTGAAGAACGAAATCTGATCGCTAAAATGGATCGCTTTGCAGAAATGGCTGCATGGCTGGGTGAAGATACCGAAGGCATCAGCACCCGCGATGCTGCTAAAAAATGTATGAAAGCAATCCGCGCATTATCTAAAGATGTCGGCATCCCGAGCGGATTAAAAGAACTGGGAAAACGCTACGGGAAAGAAGTGAAAATCGCTGACATTCCGATCATGACTGAAAATGCTCAAAAAGACGCATGCGTACTCACAAATCCACGTACTCTCACTCATGAAGAAGTTATGGAGATTTATGAAGCCGCTATGTAA
- the modA gene encoding molybdate ABC transporter substrate-binding protein, translating into MNLLRIALMGVFLFVSSVTACLADDVVLASGAGYKKMVNALVAEYAQQTGNSVDLIFGNMARVTMLAKQGGKVGLVLGDTGFLKKAHLPMQSMYELGRGKLVLAFSKSVKASTVEGLDAPQTTRVALPDGKKAIYGKAAREFLQSSGRIPAIQPKLVEVSTVPQVFSYLATNEVDMGFLNLTHALNVADKLGGYVMVDESLYSPISIVVGVLANKSQEKEQQDFLKFLNTPEAQAIVHKHGL; encoded by the coding sequence ATGAATTTACTTCGAATTGCTCTCATGGGTGTATTTCTGTTTGTTTCTTCAGTAACAGCATGTTTGGCTGACGATGTTGTTTTAGCATCCGGTGCTGGATACAAAAAAATGGTGAACGCTCTTGTTGCTGAATATGCGCAGCAGACAGGTAATTCTGTTGATCTTATCTTTGGCAATATGGCTCGTGTAACCATGTTGGCAAAGCAGGGGGGTAAGGTAGGGTTGGTTCTTGGTGACACCGGATTTTTGAAAAAAGCACACCTTCCCATGCAGTCGATGTACGAACTCGGACGCGGCAAGCTTGTGCTGGCATTTTCCAAATCCGTAAAAGCATCAACTGTTGAAGGGTTGGATGCTCCGCAGACAACTCGCGTTGCGTTACCGGATGGTAAGAAAGCTATTTATGGCAAAGCTGCGCGTGAATTTTTACAATCAAGCGGAAGGATTCCTGCAATTCAACCCAAACTTGTGGAAGTATCCACTGTTCCGCAGGTATTTTCATACTTAGCAACCAATGAAGTTGATATGGGATTCTTGAACCTTACCCATGCGTTGAATGTTGCAGATAAGCTTGGCGGGTATGTAATGGTGGATGAGTCATTGTACTCCCCCATTTCAATTGTTGTGGGCGTACTTGCCAACAAATCGCAGGAAAAAGAACAGCAGGATTTTTTGAAATTTCTCAATACGCCCGAAGCGCAGGCCATCGTTCATAAGCACGGGCTATAG
- a CDS encoding molybdenum ABC transporter permease, giving the protein MDFFAILSEQQTTTPLYLTLKTLCLVGILHLVSGVLLGYYLTSKKSMMRSVVDFLVTLPLVFPPIATGFVLLMLLGRSGLIGTALPVDIVFSFTGVVIASFVAGLPLMVKSVETALRGDVRRLAELAHVLGKNDWETFWQVLLPNIRRSIATGWFLALGRGLGEVGITLMLGGNIIGKTNTLSLEIYNAVFSGEFDRAMVLASILAVFSCVIFIALKKLSSPNLL; this is encoded by the coding sequence ATGGATTTTTTTGCAATATTATCGGAGCAGCAAACTACTACTCCTCTGTACCTTACGCTAAAAACGCTATGTCTTGTGGGGATACTGCATTTAGTAAGTGGTGTTTTACTTGGGTATTATCTGACAAGTAAAAAAAGCATGATGCGTTCTGTGGTGGATTTTTTGGTCACGCTGCCGCTGGTGTTTCCACCAATAGCCACAGGATTTGTACTGCTTATGCTACTTGGACGCTCAGGGCTTATCGGTACTGCGCTTCCTGTAGATATTGTGTTCAGTTTTACAGGTGTGGTCATAGCCTCGTTTGTGGCGGGGCTGCCGCTTATGGTAAAGTCTGTCGAAACGGCACTGAGGGGCGATGTTCGCCGGTTGGCGGAGCTTGCCCATGTGCTGGGAAAGAATGATTGGGAAACCTTCTGGCAGGTTCTTCTTCCCAATATTCGTCGTAGTATAGCGACCGGTTGGTTTCTTGCCCTTGGGAGGGGACTCGGTGAAGTGGGTATAACCCTTATGCTGGGTGGAAATATTATCGGTAAAACCAACACGCTGTCTCTTGAAATTTACAACGCTGTGTTCAGCGGTGAGTTTGATAGAGCAATGGTGCTGGCATCAA